Proteins encoded in a region of the Halosimplex halophilum genome:
- a CDS encoding glutathione S-transferase family protein: MNKLVDGEWRTDVEDYTNDDGEFEREETSFRDRVEDDPDARFQPEAGRYHLYVSYACPWAHRTLLIRSLKGLEDAVSVDVVDPYRDDGGWQFTPEKEGCTPDTVNGSDYLREVYQKADPDATCRVTVPVLWDKQEETIVNNESEEVLRMLDTEFDDVAERDVDLYPEGYREEVDRIIDDIYEPINNGVYRAGFASSQEAYDRAVDDLFSALDHWDEVLADQRYLAGDRLTEADICMFTTLVRFDNVYHTHFKCNVKAIHEYDNLWPYLRDLYQTPGVAETVNTDHIKEHYYTTHPDVNPKRLIARGPDLDFDAEHDRDELPGSPPAELLPLA, from the coding sequence ATGAACAAACTCGTCGACGGCGAGTGGCGGACGGATGTCGAGGACTACACGAACGACGACGGGGAGTTCGAGCGCGAGGAGACGAGTTTCAGGGACCGCGTCGAGGACGACCCGGACGCCCGGTTCCAGCCGGAGGCCGGCCGGTACCACCTCTACGTCTCCTACGCCTGTCCGTGGGCTCACCGCACCCTGCTGATCCGGTCGCTGAAGGGACTGGAAGACGCCGTCTCGGTCGACGTGGTCGACCCCTACCGCGACGACGGCGGCTGGCAGTTCACCCCCGAGAAGGAGGGCTGTACCCCCGACACCGTCAACGGCAGCGACTACCTCCGGGAGGTCTATCAGAAAGCGGACCCCGACGCGACCTGCCGGGTGACGGTGCCGGTGCTGTGGGATAAACAGGAGGAGACCATCGTCAACAACGAGTCCGAGGAGGTCCTGCGGATGCTCGACACCGAGTTCGACGACGTGGCCGAGCGCGACGTGGATCTGTACCCCGAGGGCTACCGCGAGGAGGTCGACCGGATCATCGACGACATCTACGAGCCGATCAACAACGGCGTCTACCGGGCGGGCTTCGCGAGTTCCCAGGAAGCGTACGACCGGGCCGTCGACGACCTGTTCTCGGCGCTGGACCACTGGGACGAGGTGCTGGCAGACCAGCGCTACCTCGCCGGCGACCGCCTGACCGAGGCGGACATCTGCATGTTCACGACGCTGGTCCGGTTCGACAACGTCTACCACACCCACTTCAAGTGCAACGTGAAGGCGATCCACGAGTACGACAACCTCTGGCCGTACCTGCGCGACCTCTACCAGACGCCGGGAGTCGCCGAGACGGTGAACACGGACCACATCAAGGAACACTACTACACGACCCACCCGGACGTCAACCCCAAGCGGCTGATCGCCCGCGGGCCGGACCTGGACTTCGACGCCGAGCACGACCGCGACGAACTGCCGGGCAGCCCGCCCGCGGAGCTGCTGCCGCTGGCCTGA
- a CDS encoding beta-ribofuranosylaminobenzene 5'-phosphate synthase family protein, whose protein sequence is MTRVTVGGRLHVGFQNLSLAHERLYGGVGLALAEPRLDLRAERADAVDCDDDAARPYVERVVDHLDVPGAAVRVEERLPRHAGLGSGTQLALAALVAVAGAYEMEVDPRERAPALGRGGRSGIGVATFESGGFVVDGGHPTERFTTAPPAEGEWAVPPVVARHDLPESWRFVLAVPEAGPGRSGDEEDESMRSVVERADPGIAEDIAVVVTQQLLPAAATGDRAAFGDAVARLGRLNGAWYADEQGGVYRPPAGAIIDALSDHPAVAGAGQSSWGPTVYALTDADYAPDVADAARTALSDVGEGGRVVVARPRNEGATVGDA, encoded by the coding sequence ATGACCCGGGTCACGGTCGGCGGGCGCCTCCACGTCGGCTTCCAGAACCTCTCGCTGGCGCACGAGCGCCTCTACGGCGGCGTCGGCCTCGCGCTCGCCGAGCCGCGGCTCGACCTGCGCGCCGAGCGCGCCGACGCCGTCGACTGCGACGACGACGCGGCCCGCCCCTACGTCGAGCGGGTCGTCGACCACCTCGACGTGCCCGGCGCGGCGGTCCGCGTCGAGGAACGGCTCCCCCGCCACGCCGGACTCGGCAGCGGGACCCAGCTCGCGCTCGCCGCGCTCGTCGCCGTCGCCGGCGCATACGAGATGGAGGTCGACCCGCGCGAGCGCGCGCCGGCGCTGGGCCGCGGCGGCCGCAGCGGCATCGGCGTCGCCACCTTCGAATCGGGCGGGTTCGTCGTCGACGGCGGCCACCCGACCGAGCGGTTCACGACGGCGCCGCCCGCGGAGGGCGAGTGGGCGGTCCCGCCGGTCGTCGCGCGCCACGACCTGCCCGAATCCTGGCGGTTCGTCCTCGCGGTCCCCGAGGCGGGGCCGGGCCGCAGCGGCGACGAGGAGGACGAGAGCATGCGCTCGGTCGTCGAGCGCGCCGACCCGGGCATCGCCGAGGACATCGCGGTCGTGGTCACCCAGCAGCTGCTCCCGGCGGCCGCGACGGGCGACCGGGCGGCGTTCGGCGACGCGGTCGCGCGGCTCGGCCGGCTCAACGGCGCCTGGTACGCCGACGAGCAGGGCGGCGTCTACCGCCCGCCCGCGGGGGCGATCATCGACGCCCTCTCGGACCACCCGGCGGTCGCCGGCGCCGGCCAGTCCTCGTGGGGCCCCACCGTCTACGCGCTGACCGACGCCGACTACGCGCCCGACGTGGCCGACGCGGCCCGGACAGCACTCTCGGACGTGGGCGAGGGCGGCCGCGTCGTCGTGGCTCGCCCGCGCAACGAGGGCGCGACGGTCGGGGACGCCTGA
- a CDS encoding RAD55 family ATPase: protein MDRIPFGVRQLDTTLGGGAPTGSVVLVAGEGGAGSREFLHTSTLMNALAETDGELHDLYYGDVAADAETPGEVHFVSFTAGERRFTEEVGMTIDDDIVDAGMEAVRYHDLSEQYFHQSPVPRDWYAEETADIKDLRARQERDDILGELGRLLVEHAPGNLVVIDSLSDLISTAGRDENVNWSDVVFLIKGLQKGANEWNGVILAHVGRETVSDTEYGQLVDSVDGTLEFEWASGGSSRARTLVVKQFRGVLSGIDDENIVQFETEIGDGGFDISDVRKIR, encoded by the coding sequence ATGGACCGGATACCCTTCGGGGTCCGCCAGCTCGACACGACCCTCGGCGGCGGGGCGCCGACGGGCAGCGTCGTCCTCGTCGCGGGCGAGGGCGGCGCGGGGTCGCGGGAGTTCCTGCACACGAGCACGCTGATGAACGCCCTCGCCGAGACCGACGGGGAGTTACACGACCTCTACTACGGCGACGTGGCGGCGGACGCCGAAACGCCGGGGGAGGTCCACTTCGTCTCGTTCACCGCGGGCGAACGGCGCTTCACGGAGGAGGTGGGGATGACGATCGACGACGACATCGTCGACGCCGGCATGGAGGCGGTCCGGTACCACGACCTCTCCGAGCAGTACTTCCACCAGAGCCCGGTCCCGCGGGACTGGTACGCCGAGGAGACCGCCGACATCAAGGACCTCCGGGCGCGCCAGGAGCGCGACGACATCCTCGGCGAACTCGGGCGCCTGCTCGTCGAGCACGCGCCGGGGAACCTCGTGGTCATCGACTCGCTGTCGGACCTCATCAGCACGGCCGGCCGCGACGAGAACGTCAACTGGTCGGACGTCGTCTTCCTCATCAAGGGGCTCCAGAAGGGCGCCAACGAGTGGAACGGCGTCATCCTCGCCCACGTCGGCCGGGAGACGGTCTCGGACACGGAGTACGGCCAGCTCGTCGACAGCGTCGACGGCACCCTGGAGTTCGAGTGGGCCAGCGGCGGGTCCTCCCGCGCGCGGACGCTCGTCGTCAAGCAGTTCCGCGGCGTCCTCTCGGGGATCGACGACGAGAACATCGTCCAGTTCGAGACCGAGATCGGCGACGGCGGCTTCGACATCAGCGACGTGCGCAAGATCCGATAA
- a CDS encoding transcription factor S: MQFCDDCGSMMHSEGGEMVCKSCGATAGRDDELAEQFVSTAEQSGDEVVETEEGANFEGKPKDKSVTCEDCGNGVAWYTIKQTGSADEPPTRFFKCTECGHRWREYN, translated from the coding sequence ATGCAGTTCTGCGACGACTGCGGATCGATGATGCACTCCGAGGGCGGCGAGATGGTCTGCAAGAGCTGCGGCGCCACGGCGGGCCGCGACGACGAACTGGCCGAGCAGTTCGTCAGCACCGCCGAGCAGTCCGGCGACGAGGTCGTCGAGACCGAGGAGGGAGCCAACTTCGAGGGCAAACCCAAGGACAAGAGCGTCACCTGCGAGGACTGCGGCAACGGCGTCGCCTGGTACACGATCAAACAGACCGGCTCCGCCGACGAGCCGCCGACGCGATTCTTCAAGTGCACGGAGTGTGGCCACCGCTGGCGGGAGTACAACTGA
- a CDS encoding MarR family transcriptional regulator: MPISIDQFEETPEGKLRPPAAGSENADRVLAFLTERRAEAFTPAEICEGTGVPRGSVGVVLARLEDRGLVRHRGAYWTVSPEATAR, from the coding sequence ATGCCAATCAGTATCGACCAGTTCGAGGAGACGCCCGAGGGGAAGCTCCGCCCGCCCGCGGCCGGTTCGGAGAACGCCGACCGCGTGCTCGCCTTCCTCACCGAGCGCCGCGCGGAGGCGTTCACGCCCGCCGAGATCTGCGAGGGCACCGGCGTCCCCCGCGGGAGCGTCGGGGTCGTCCTCGCTCGCCTCGAAGACCGGGGCCTCGTCCGCCACCGCGGCGCCTACTGGACCGTCAGTCCGGAGGCGACCGCGCGATAG
- a CDS encoding SHOCT domain-containing protein encodes MSDGTDDASEDPMEALVGIVAVATLPLAALAAIFIGGDAAAVVAIVGWFFLVPVLGILSDHVDLREYLGERGDRDRSVGGTRGEREEGDDALQRLRERYAAGEIDDVEFERRLERLLETEGVEVPEGADLTDSAGAGVDLSADAERERERE; translated from the coding sequence ATGAGCGACGGGACGGACGACGCGAGCGAGGACCCCATGGAGGCGCTCGTCGGGATCGTCGCGGTCGCGACGCTCCCGCTGGCGGCGCTGGCGGCCATCTTTATCGGCGGGGACGCGGCGGCCGTCGTCGCCATCGTCGGGTGGTTCTTCCTCGTGCCGGTGCTGGGGATCCTCTCGGACCACGTCGACCTGCGCGAGTACCTCGGCGAGCGGGGGGACCGCGACCGGTCGGTCGGCGGGACTCGCGGCGAGCGCGAGGAGGGGGACGACGCCCTCCAGCGGCTCCGCGAGCGCTACGCCGCCGGCGAGATCGACGACGTGGAGTTCGAGCGCCGGCTCGAACGCCTGCTGGAGACGGAGGGCGTCGAGGTGCCCGAGGGCGCCGACCTGACCGATTCCGCCGGCGCGGGCGTCGACCTGTCGGCCGACGCCGAGCGCGAGCGCGAACGGGAGTGA
- a CDS encoding receiver/sensor box histidine kinase has product MNRSSPDPIRALHVDDDPEYAEFGDAVAAASDRLAVETVTDAEAALERLGDGDVDCVVSEYDLPGRDGLALLDAVRDDHPDLPFVLFTDEGSEAVASEAIAAGVTDYVRKDTDPDRAAELADRVEAAVESARAERERRRRLEAIDAAEEGIAIIEADGTFSYVNEEYADLYGYEPEEMVGESFEITYPDGALETVRADVMPAVEGTGFWRGETTGLRADGTTFVEDHTLTKTEGERLVCSVFDKTDRGGHEDAIEGIHTTVRGLMEATTVEEVAETLVRAVRDVVGLSNSAVHRYDADAEALVPVAWTDEGEQLLGEIPSIPRDEGLAWEVFEAGERRVYDDVSTAPGRFAEDTPIRSELILPLGDHGVLLAGSAEPGAFDQVDVTLAGTLAVHATTALDGIRSERELRAEREALERQNERLERLAGIVSHDLRNPLTVAKGRLELVADEADDEHVAAIERSHERMEALIGDLLALAREGEQATDPEPVDLAAAARECWDHVETGEATLVVETSSTVRADPGRLQQLLENCVRNAVEHGGDDVTVTVGDCEGGFSVADDGPGIPEGERERVFEAGYSNADDGTGLGLNIVAGIAESHGWDVAVRESESGGARFEFTGVETV; this is encoded by the coding sequence ATGAACCGGTCGTCACCGGATCCGATCCGGGCCCTCCACGTCGACGACGACCCCGAGTACGCCGAGTTCGGCGACGCGGTCGCGGCGGCGAGCGACCGCCTGGCCGTCGAGACGGTGACGGACGCCGAGGCGGCGCTGGAGCGCCTCGGCGACGGCGACGTCGACTGTGTCGTCTCCGAGTACGACCTGCCGGGTCGGGACGGCCTCGCGCTCCTCGACGCCGTCAGGGACGACCACCCCGACCTCCCGTTCGTCCTGTTCACCGACGAGGGGAGCGAGGCGGTCGCGAGCGAAGCCATCGCCGCGGGCGTCACCGACTACGTCCGGAAGGACACCGACCCCGACCGCGCGGCCGAGCTGGCCGACCGGGTCGAGGCGGCCGTCGAGTCTGCCCGGGCCGAGCGGGAACGACGACGCCGCCTGGAGGCGATCGACGCCGCCGAGGAGGGCATCGCCATCATCGAGGCGGACGGCACGTTCAGCTACGTCAACGAGGAGTACGCGGACCTCTACGGCTACGAGCCCGAGGAGATGGTCGGCGAGTCGTTCGAGATCACGTACCCGGACGGGGCCCTGGAGACGGTCAGGGCGGACGTCATGCCCGCGGTCGAGGGGACGGGGTTCTGGCGCGGCGAGACGACCGGGCTCCGGGCCGACGGCACCACGTTCGTCGAGGACCACACGCTCACCAAGACCGAGGGGGAGCGGCTCGTCTGCAGCGTCTTCGACAAGACCGACCGCGGGGGCCACGAGGACGCAATCGAGGGGATCCACACCACCGTCCGCGGGCTCATGGAGGCGACGACCGTCGAGGAGGTTGCGGAGACGCTCGTCAGGGCGGTCCGCGACGTGGTCGGCCTGTCCAACAGCGCGGTCCACCGCTACGACGCGGACGCCGAGGCGCTGGTCCCGGTCGCCTGGACCGACGAGGGCGAGCAGCTACTGGGGGAGATCCCCTCGATCCCGCGCGACGAGGGGCTCGCGTGGGAGGTCTTCGAGGCGGGCGAACGGCGGGTGTACGACGACGTGTCGACGGCCCCCGGGCGGTTCGCCGAGGACACGCCGATCCGGAGCGAGCTGATCCTCCCGCTGGGCGACCACGGCGTCCTCCTGGCCGGCTCGGCCGAGCCCGGCGCGTTCGACCAGGTGGACGTCACGCTGGCCGGGACGCTCGCGGTCCACGCGACGACGGCGCTGGACGGCATCCGCTCGGAGCGGGAGCTCCGGGCCGAGCGGGAGGCGCTCGAACGGCAGAACGAGCGGCTCGAACGCCTGGCCGGCATCGTCAGCCACGACCTGCGCAACCCGCTCACCGTCGCGAAGGGCAGGCTCGAACTGGTCGCCGACGAGGCCGACGACGAGCACGTCGCGGCCATCGAGCGGTCCCACGAGCGGATGGAGGCCCTGATCGGGGACCTGCTGGCGCTCGCCCGGGAGGGCGAACAGGCGACCGACCCCGAGCCCGTCGACCTCGCCGCCGCGGCGCGGGAGTGCTGGGACCACGTCGAGACGGGCGAGGCGACGCTCGTCGTCGAGACCTCGTCGACGGTCCGGGCCGACCCCGGTCGCCTGCAGCAGTTGCTCGAAAACTGCGTCCGCAACGCGGTCGAGCACGGCGGCGACGACGTGACGGTCACGGTCGGCGACTGCGAGGGCGGGTTCTCCGTCGCCGACGACGGCCCCGGGATCCCCGAGGGCGAGCGCGAGCGGGTGTTCGAGGCCGGCTACTCGAACGCCGACGACGGCACCGGCCTCGGGCTGAACATCGTCGCGGGCATCGCCGAGTCCCACGGCTGGGACGTGGCGGTCCGCGAGAGCGAGAGCGGCGGCGCGCGCTTCGAGTTCACCGGCGTCGAAACGGTCTGA
- a CDS encoding ZIP family metal transporter, translating into MGINETSEVNNGAGRLSLVGGAGVAVLIGLSVVAGLADTWKVLVVGWVAFTAMAAGTYLGARATETDPQRLVWGYGLASGAMVTSAAMFLVPQAIGIGGSAGAPQIGGIGIAAGIVVGYSGHVVGHRLSHYDWPMDVTTAQITAHALSAGLIIGLVYGSMPTLGLLLGLAIVSHKGPAGYAAARRMQRAGKPVSALLLPAAGVGITAIPTAALPVPEIPVLNAVVFGFAAGIFLHVAMDFLPHCDAGSEIDEVCSLSEESHELLDRLRFHAVGSTVVGAAAVVVAWVAVAP; encoded by the coding sequence ATGGGTATTAACGAGACTTCTGAGGTTAATAACGGCGCCGGGCGGCTCTCGCTGGTCGGGGGCGCTGGCGTCGCGGTCCTGATCGGGCTGTCGGTCGTGGCGGGCCTGGCCGACACGTGGAAGGTACTGGTCGTCGGGTGGGTCGCGTTCACGGCGATGGCCGCGGGGACGTACCTCGGGGCGCGGGCGACCGAGACCGACCCCCAGCGGCTCGTCTGGGGCTACGGGCTCGCCAGCGGCGCGATGGTGACCAGCGCGGCGATGTTCCTGGTCCCCCAGGCCATCGGCATCGGCGGCTCGGCCGGCGCGCCCCAGATCGGCGGGATCGGCATCGCCGCGGGGATCGTCGTCGGCTACAGCGGTCACGTCGTCGGCCACCGGCTCTCGCACTACGACTGGCCGATGGACGTGACGACCGCCCAGATCACCGCCCACGCGCTCTCGGCGGGGCTGATCATCGGCCTCGTCTACGGCTCGATGCCGACGCTCGGCCTGCTGCTCGGCCTCGCCATCGTCTCGCACAAGGGCCCCGCCGGCTACGCCGCCGCCCGCCGGATGCAGCGGGCTGGCAAGCCCGTCTCGGCGCTCCTGCTGCCGGCCGCCGGGGTCGGCATCACCGCCATCCCGACGGCCGCGCTCCCCGTCCCCGAGATTCCGGTCCTCAACGCCGTCGTCTTCGGCTTCGCCGCGGGCATCTTCCTCCACGTCGCGATGGACTTCCTCCCCCACTGCGACGCCGGCTCGGAGATCGACGAAGTGTGCTCGCTCAGCGAGGAGTCCCACGAACTACTGGATCGGTTACGGTTCCACGCGGTCGGGAGCACCGTCGTCGGCGCGGCGGCCGTCGTGGTCGCCTGGGTCGCGGTCGCGCCGTAA
- a CDS encoding phytoene desaturase family protein — translation MAGLSGRADGESVTVVGGGVGGLSAAAYLADAGADVTLVEKNDQLGGRASRLEADGFRFDMGPSWYLMPDVFERFFGHFGKTPGDYYDLERLDPHYRIFFKNEGPAAGDGERVDVAADRAENRELFESIEPGAGEAFDEYLATSERHYETAMEKFVYQDRSSLRDWVDLDVMRAAPIGVKLMRSMQSHVDDYFENPKLQQIMQYTLVFLGGSPRNTPALYNMMSHVDFNMGVYYPVANEADDDGNHPGGIGVVVDAFVDLCRELGVSFETGVEVEEITRRKRGFLVVDETGAERRPDRVVVNADYAHAEQELLPEHERQYDADYWDDRTYAPSAYLLYLGVEGDVPELAHHTLVLPDDWDLHFETIFDEPAWPDEPAYYLCVPSKTDDTVAPEGHSNLFVLVPIAPGLDDTPAQRERFREQILDDVAEHADTDLRDRIVFEEEFCVSEFVDRYNATEGTALGLAHTLRQTALLRPPNRSEAVDGLYFTGSFTTPGIGVPMCLISGQHTAQALVDDAN, via the coding sequence ATGGCAGGGCTCTCGGGACGCGCGGACGGCGAGTCGGTGACGGTCGTCGGCGGCGGCGTCGGCGGCCTCTCGGCGGCGGCCTATCTCGCGGACGCCGGCGCCGACGTGACGCTCGTGGAGAAGAACGACCAGCTCGGCGGCCGGGCCAGCCGCCTCGAAGCGGACGGCTTCCGCTTCGACATGGGGCCCTCGTGGTACCTCATGCCCGACGTGTTCGAGCGGTTCTTCGGCCACTTCGGGAAGACCCCGGGCGACTACTACGACCTCGAACGGCTCGACCCGCACTACCGGATCTTCTTCAAAAATGAGGGGCCCGCAGCGGGCGACGGCGAGCGGGTCGACGTCGCCGCCGACCGCGCCGAGAACCGCGAGCTGTTCGAGTCCATCGAGCCCGGCGCCGGCGAGGCGTTCGACGAGTACCTCGCGACCAGCGAACGGCACTACGAGACGGCGATGGAGAAGTTCGTCTATCAGGATCGGTCCTCACTCCGGGACTGGGTGGACCTGGACGTGATGCGCGCGGCGCCCATCGGGGTCAAGCTCATGCGATCGATGCAGAGCCACGTCGACGACTACTTCGAGAACCCCAAGCTCCAGCAGATCATGCAGTACACGCTGGTTTTCCTCGGGGGATCGCCCCGAAACACGCCGGCGCTGTACAACATGATGAGCCACGTCGACTTCAACATGGGCGTGTACTACCCCGTCGCGAACGAGGCCGACGATGACGGGAACCACCCCGGCGGCATCGGCGTCGTGGTCGACGCGTTCGTCGACCTCTGCCGCGAACTCGGGGTGAGCTTCGAGACGGGCGTCGAGGTCGAGGAGATCACCCGCCGCAAGCGGGGCTTCCTCGTGGTCGACGAGACGGGGGCCGAACGGCGGCCGGACCGGGTGGTCGTCAACGCCGACTACGCCCACGCCGAGCAGGAGCTGCTCCCCGAGCACGAGCGGCAGTACGACGCCGACTACTGGGACGACCGCACGTACGCGCCCTCGGCGTACCTCCTCTATCTCGGCGTCGAGGGCGACGTGCCCGAGCTGGCCCACCACACGCTCGTCCTCCCGGACGACTGGGACCTCCACTTCGAGACGATCTTCGACGAGCCCGCGTGGCCGGACGAACCGGCCTACTACCTCTGCGTGCCATCGAAGACCGACGACACCGTGGCGCCGGAGGGCCACAGCAACCTCTTCGTCCTCGTCCCCATCGCGCCCGGCCTCGACGACACGCCCGCCCAGCGCGAGCGCTTCCGGGAGCAGATCCTCGACGACGTGGCCGAACACGCCGACACCGACCTCCGGGACCGCATCGTCTTCGAGGAGGAGTTCTGCGTCTCCGAGTTCGTCGACCGCTACAACGCGACGGAGGGGACGGCGCTGGGGCTGGCCCACACGCTCCGCCAGACCGCTCTCCTCCGGCCGCCGAACCGCTCGGAGGCGGTCGACGGGCTCTACTTCACGGGGTCGTTCACGACCCCCGGTATCGGCGTGCCGATGTGTCTGATCAGCGGCCAGCACACCGCACAGGCGCTGGTCGACGACGCCAACTAA
- a CDS encoding prenyltransferase, with amino-acid sequence MASLTARLGALAPPDTTVGYLLRLSRPRFWLYLAGPAMVGTVFAARSTAELFTPLTVALAAYFLLPANVFLYGVNDVFDADIDEENPKKEDKEVRYRGSRAVVAAVLASGVLGIAILPVLPTEAVFAMLAFLALAVQYSAPPFRFKTTPLLDSLSNGLYVLPGVVAYATVAGAFPPTAAVAGAWLWTMAMHTFSAIPDIEPDRAAGIETTATLLGEKVTYGYCAVVWAAAAAVFWRVHPYWGGLLAVYPAFTAAVALSDVSVDRAYWWFPLLNTAVGTALTMGGLWVMLYGA; translated from the coding sequence ATGGCCTCGCTGACCGCACGCCTCGGCGCGCTCGCGCCCCCGGACACCACCGTCGGGTACCTCCTGCGGCTCTCCCGGCCGCGGTTCTGGCTGTACCTCGCGGGCCCGGCGATGGTCGGGACCGTCTTCGCCGCGCGGTCGACCGCCGAGCTGTTCACACCCCTGACGGTCGCGCTGGCCGCGTACTTCCTGCTCCCCGCGAACGTCTTCCTCTACGGCGTCAACGACGTGTTCGACGCCGACATCGACGAGGAGAACCCCAAGAAGGAGGACAAGGAGGTGCGCTACCGCGGGAGCCGCGCCGTCGTCGCCGCGGTCCTCGCCAGCGGCGTCCTGGGCATCGCGATACTGCCGGTCCTGCCGACCGAGGCCGTCTTCGCGATGCTGGCCTTCCTCGCCCTGGCGGTCCAGTACAGCGCCCCGCCGTTCCGGTTCAAGACCACGCCGCTCCTCGACTCGCTGTCGAACGGGCTGTACGTCCTGCCGGGCGTGGTCGCCTACGCGACCGTCGCCGGTGCGTTCCCGCCGACCGCCGCCGTCGCCGGCGCGTGGCTGTGGACGATGGCGATGCACACCTTCTCGGCCATCCCCGACATCGAACCGGACCGCGCCGCGGGCATCGAGACGACCGCGACCCTCCTCGGCGAGAAAGTCACCTACGGCTACTGCGCGGTCGTCTGGGCGGCCGCCGCGGCGGTCTTCTGGCGGGTCCACCCCTACTGGGGCGGCCTGCTCGCCGTCTACCCCGCCTTCACCGCCGCGGTCGCGCTGTCGGACGTGTCGGTCGACCGCGCCTACTGGTGGTTCCCGCTTCTCAACACCGCCGTCGGGACGGCCCTGACGATGGGCGGCCTCTGGGTGATGCTCTATGGCGCCTGA
- the cruF gene encoding bisanhydrobacterioruberin hydratase: protein MAPDWVERAGLPASGALDRDRVEARLDGLVRRNRFTIAVVFPVTGAVLLLASALGWFAPAVGALPPAMATRLAWLPDALAFNPWLVLVGVVVMRLPLAAGVAPLVDRRATAALLALAAYAYGIEFVGVSTGWPYGAFEYGVALGPMLGGVPLALPVFFFPLVLNSYLLCLLLLGDLARSPWVRLPVVVATVVGIDLVLDPGAVALGFWTYDGGGAFYGVPWSNYAGWVLSAAVAVAAFDWGLDREALLARLDACPFMLDDMVSFVILWGGVNAAFGNWLPVALAGLFGLGLAVTDRFDVPTRPRWAE from the coding sequence ATGGCGCCTGACTGGGTCGAGCGGGCGGGACTGCCCGCGAGCGGCGCGCTCGACCGCGACCGCGTCGAGGCCCGCCTCGACGGCCTCGTCCGCCGGAACCGGTTCACCATCGCCGTCGTCTTCCCCGTCACCGGTGCTGTCCTCCTGCTCGCCAGCGCGCTCGGCTGGTTCGCGCCCGCGGTCGGGGCGCTCCCGCCGGCGATGGCGACCCGACTCGCGTGGCTCCCGGATGCGCTCGCGTTCAACCCCTGGCTCGTCCTCGTCGGCGTCGTCGTGATGCGCCTGCCGCTCGCGGCCGGCGTCGCGCCGCTGGTCGACCGCCGGGCGACCGCGGCCCTGCTCGCACTGGCGGCCTACGCCTACGGGATCGAGTTCGTCGGGGTCTCGACGGGCTGGCCCTACGGCGCCTTCGAGTACGGGGTCGCCCTCGGGCCGATGCTCGGCGGCGTCCCGCTCGCGCTGCCCGTCTTCTTCTTCCCGCTCGTCCTGAACAGCTACCTGCTCTGCCTGCTCCTGCTGGGCGACCTGGCCCGCTCGCCGTGGGTCAGGCTCCCGGTCGTCGTCGCGACCGTGGTGGGAATCGACCTCGTGCTCGACCCGGGCGCCGTCGCGCTGGGCTTCTGGACCTACGACGGCGGCGGCGCCTTCTACGGCGTCCCCTGGAGCAACTACGCCGGCTGGGTGCTCTCCGCGGCCGTCGCCGTGGCGGCCTTCGACTGGGGACTGGACCGGGAGGCGCTGCTCGCGCGGCTGGACGCCTGTCCGTTCATGCTCGACGACATGGTGAGCTTCGTCATCCTCTGGGGCGGGGTCAATGCCGCGTTCGGCAACTGGCTCCCGGTCGCGCTCGCGGGGCTGTTCGGGCTCGGGCTCGCTGTCACCGACCGCTTCGACGTGCCGACGCGGCCGCGGTGGGCGGAGTAG
- a CDS encoding HAD family hydrolase yields the protein MTYDTVVFDNDGVLVGRTRFDVLREATGETFAQLGVSDPDPDHVEDMTIGATPQQVNAVCDTYGFEPAEFWRIRDGTVSGAQQDEARAGRKTPYGDIDTLADLDVATGIVSSNQQETVDFLLDHFDLGGHFDTAYGREATVESLTLRKPNPHYIERALADLDADSALYVGDNESDIEAAHNAGIDSAFIRRPHRSDWDLNVWPTWDIDSLDRLHDICG from the coding sequence ATGACCTACGATACCGTCGTGTTCGACAACGACGGTGTCCTCGTCGGCAGAACGCGGTTCGACGTCCTCCGGGAGGCGACCGGGGAGACGTTCGCGCAGCTCGGTGTGTCCGACCCGGACCCCGACCACGTCGAGGACATGACGATCGGAGCGACCCCCCAACAGGTGAACGCGGTCTGCGATACCTACGGCTTCGAGCCCGCGGAGTTCTGGCGCATCCGGGACGGCACGGTCTCGGGCGCACAGCAGGACGAGGCGCGCGCCGGACGGAAGACGCCCTACGGGGATATCGACACGCTGGCGGACCTGGACGTAGCGACGGGGATCGTCAGTTCGAACCAGCAGGAGACCGTGGACTTCCTCCTCGACCACTTCGACCTCGGCGGCCACTTCGACACCGCCTACGGCCGCGAGGCGACCGTCGAGAGCCTCACGCTGCGGAAGCCCAACCCCCACTACATCGAGCGTGCGCTCGCCGACCTGGACGCCGACTCGGCGCTGTACGTCGGCGACAACGAGTCGGACATCGAGGCGGCCCACAACGCCGGCATCGACTCGGCGTTCATCCGCCGGCCCCACCGCAGCGACTGGGACCTGAACGTCTGGCCCACCTGGGACATCGACTCCCTCGACCGCCTGCACGACATCTGCGGCTGA